Genomic window (Cenarchaeum symbiont of Oopsacas minuta):
GAGTCGAAGGGAAACCGAGTTCTCGCAACATTGTGAGGAGAAGCGTGTGAAAGTGCGTTGAGTCATGGCATTAAGGCTAGAAGCCAGTCGATCTATTCCTGAGCAAGATGAAGGTGGGCGAAAGCCCGCTGGAGGTCTGAAGCGGTACTAATGTGCAAATTGTTCGTGTGACTTGGGAATAGGGGTCAAAAACCAATCTAGACTGGCGCTTGCTAGTTCCAACCGAAGCGTCTCGTAGGGCGTGCTCTGTGGAGATAGTGTTTCCGGTAGAGCACTGATAGGAGGGCGCGGGGAAGAAATTCCTCACCCTCCATTCAAACTCCGAACGGATACACATCGTAGAAGCAGGGACACGGGTTCGTGTGACGTAAGGTTCACGACCGAAAGGGGTTTAACCCAGACTAAAGTTAAGGTCCCCAAATTTCTGCTAAGTGTCAAGCCAAAGTGCGTGTTCGCGCCAAGACAGCAGGGAGGTAAGCTCAGAAGCAGCTATCCTTTAAAAAGTGTGTAACAACTTACCTGCCAAGTGAGGGCGCCGCAAAAATGGACGGGGCTAAAGCAGAATACCGATACTTTGGATATGTGTCCAAGAGGACACATCGTGGTAGGTTGGCGTAGTGGCTGGGACGAAGCAGGGCGGTGACGTCCTGTGGACCGGCTTCTATTGCAGATCCTGGTGGCAGTAACAGCATAGTATGGTGAGAATCCATATCACCGCAAGCGTAAGGGTTTCCAGGCAATGCGTTATCAGCCTGGAGTTAGTCGATCCTAAGGATTGCCTCAACAGAGTAATCCGAATGGGAAACTAGTTAATATTCTAGTACCGTATAAAAGACGTTTGAGCCGTATAGATTGCTTTCGGCTAAGGAGTGTACAACTGTCGTTGTATCTAACCGTTCAAGGTTCGGGGAGTGTCGTAATGACGAGAACCGAGGCGAGGCGGGAATGGCTTTACGTTAGTAAAGTTTGCCTGATGCCAAGAGACCATGAAAGTCTGTACGGGTAGTTGATTATACGTTCGTACCCAGATCCGACACAGGTGCGCTGGCTTAGAAAGCTAAGGTGCTACGGGTACACCGTATGGCGAGGGAATTCGGCAAATTAGTCCTGTAGCTTAGGTATAAGGGATGCCTGCAATCTTCATGAGGAATGGGGATAGCAGGTTGCAATGACAAGGGGGTTTCGACTGTTTAATAAAAACACAGGCGACTGCTAGTCCGAAAGGATTTGTATAGTCGCTGAATCCTGGCCGGTGCCGGTACCTAAAACTTGGGTTCAACCGAGCTAAGGGCCGGTTAACGCCGGGAGTAACTCTGACTCTCTTAAGGTAGCCAAATGCCTTGTCGGGTAAGTTCCGACGCGCATGAATGGAACAACGAGAGCCCCACTGTCCCCGCCTACAACCCGGTGAAGCCACATAAGGTGGACGAACAGTCCATCATCTTCCATCGGGGAGAGAAGACCCCGTGGAGTTTTACTGCAGCTTGTGCTTGTGATATAGTAAGGATTGCACAGGGTATCTGGGAGCCATGCCTAACATTCTCTGGGATGTTAGGAAGCACCGATGTAACACCAGACTCTTCTTGCAGTATCGCTTATCCGGCATCTGCCGGAGACATGTGCAGGTGGGCAGTTCGGCTGGGGCGGCACCCCTTTGAAAAGATATCAAAGGGGCCCAAAGTTTAGTTCAAGCGGGTCAGAAATCCGCTGAAGAGGGCAAAGCCAAAAACTAGACTGAATGGATTTCCAAACGCACGGAATTCATAGACGAAAGTCTGGCTTAGCGATCCTTCGTGTGCCCACTATTGGGGCCCGGAGGTGACAGAAAAATTACCCCAGGGATAACAGGCTCGTCGCGGGCGAGAGCTCCTATCGACCCCGCGGTTTGGTACCTCGATGTCGGCTTTTCCTATCCTGGTCCTGCAGCAGGGGCCAAGGGTGAGGCTGCTCGCCTATTAAAAGGGAACATGAGCTGGGTTTAGACCGTCGTGAGACAGGTCGGTCTCTGCCTGATGGAAGCGTGGATGTCTGAGGGGAAGTTGCTCCTAGTACGAGAGGAACAGAGCAGCGTGGCCACTGGTCTACCGGTTGTCTGACAAGGCAGGCCGGGCAGCTAAGCCATTTAGGCTAAGTGCTGAAAGCATCTAAGCACGAATCCTATCCCGAGACAAGACATCCTTTCGTAAGATGAAGGTCGGCAGTAGAAGACTGCTTTGATAGGAAGGTGGTGTAGATCACAAGCTTCGGCGAGTGATGAGCCAGCCTTTACTAAACGACCAACACATCGGTTCAGCCACTTACATAGAGACTATACGCGACGATTATTTTTTAATACTCATAGCGGACGCTAAATCCCTTGTAGGACAATATCCAAAGGGATCGATTTTATGAAATTTTTTAACAAATGAAACAAGATCGTACCATTTTAGGATTTTAGAGCATACATGACAAACTTTATCATACGTTGAATCTGAGCCAAAACAATGGAATCTAAAGAAGCCACCGAGCGCATATTAAAGATCAGCAAATCCATCAGAATGGTTACGATCTGTGATATGAAAGGAAATCTGATCTACCATGCAAGACCCAAATCAATAAAATCATCGCTTACCCCTGCAGAAAGCCGTAAATCCTTAAAGATCTCTGCAAGGAATATGAGCGAACGCAAAAAACTTGCACGTAAACTCGGTAAATGTAAATACACGTTAGCTGAATACGATAAAGTAAAAAGATTGGTCATACCAGCAGGCGCCAACCATCTATTTTACGTGACGTGTTCTCCTCGCTACGACCATAATAAAATCATCCAAAAAATTCGTACGTTTAGATAAATATTCAATCTACTCATTTTTTTACCTATCACTATATCGTATGATCGTATGAATAATTTTACATTGACTATCTGTCAACATATGAGTTATACGAGAAATTTTAACAGCGTTAAAATAATTTGTATCATGAAAGCAAGATTTGCAACAGAATGTAGCTCATGCGGTGATGAGATACGAAGAGGAAAAGAGATCGCCAAAGATGAGTTAGGAAAATGGGTTCACAAGCATTGTATTTCAGAATCCCTTGAAATGCCATAAAAATCCACATATCCTTTCATTTTTATTTTGTATTGTTTGAGAATGTTTAATGTTAAAGCATGATGTAGAGTCACTTGATCGTAGATGTAAAAAAATCCAACAGTTGGATATGATTCGATTTGCTGGAGTTATAAACAAGGATGGAGATGTTATCGCTGGCGGATTCAAATCTGGTGTAAAACCATTTGAAGATGATAAACTACGACTACGAAAATTTTTCCGATTTGCAACACTAGAATCTATAGGAAAAGAATATGATGAAAATCTTGGCTCAATGAATTATTTGGCCGCACGTCGAGACAAACTGATTTTTATCAGTTTTCCTTTTCCAATAAGTGATATTATTCTCTTGATATCAGCTGAACCAAAAGCAGAGATTGAAAAATTGGCAACTGTCGCATCAAATGTTTTTGCTGGAATCAAATAATCAAAGTTATATTTCCTAGTATAACAGAGATTGTATATTTTTAACATTTGGTTGATAAAACTGATCCTAATACAGATATGAAAAATTCTCATATATTATGTCATGACCGATTATACGTGAAAATTTGTGATGATGATTCTAATTTATTATAAAACAATCTCCGAATCTTTTTAATTGGGATGTATTATGGTGCAGTCATGAATGAAGCATATGTGCTTTTGAATGTTGATTATAAACATCAAAAGAACATAGTAACATCATGTGAAAAAATTGAATCTGTGAAATCCGTAAAAACTGTATATGGAATATGTGATATACTAGTAATACTTGAATCAGACAATATGCAGAAAATAAAAGATGCCATCGACGTTGATATACATGGAATGCCGGGAATTACAAATTTGACTTCACTAATATCGGTGAACTGATCATTGGGTGATTATGAAGTTGTAATTGTCGGTGCTGGACCTGCAGGTCTTTCCGCTGGCATATACGTGGCTAGACAAAAATCAAAATGTCTTGTAATATCAAAAGATTTGGGAGGTCAACTAAACCTCATACCAAAACTTGAAAATTATCCTGGAATGATGATGTCTAGTGGACCGCTTCTTGCAAAAACACTCGAAAACCAATACTTGATGCTCAAAGGAGAGATTGAATACTCTACAGTAGAACTAGTAAATGAAACACCTGACGGACTAGTTGTAAAAACTAGTCGTGGCGAACATACTGCAAAAGCTGTTATAATTGCAGCTGGAAAAATCCCAAACAATCTAGGACTTGAAAGAGAAAAGGAATTCCAAAACAATGGTATACATTATTGTACAAAATGTGATGCTCCATTTTATCAAGGACGGATCACAGCATCAGTAGGCGTTGGTGCATATCTTTTGGAATCTGGAATATTACTTTCTCGTATGGCTTCAAAAGCATACGTGATATTCAGAGGAGGAAAACTAGGAGGAAATGCAGACATGATCGCCTCCTTGGAAAAGAAAGAAAATGTAGAGTTGGTTCCAAATTCTAGCATAAAATCCATCATAGGTAATGGACACCTTGCACAGATTCTCATCGAGGACAAAGAAGGAAATGAAAAAACACTCAAAGTGGATGGATTGTTTATAGAAAATGGCTCAAAAATAAATCTAGATTTTATAAAACACTTGGTAAACATAAACACTAGAGGTGAAATTGAAGTAGAATCTGCTGGAAATACATCTCATCAAGCTATATTTGCAGCAGGCGATGCAACCAACATGCCGTATAAACAAATTGTTGCAGCATGTGGAAATGGTGCTGCAGCCGGACTCTCTGCATTCAATTATGTTGAGAAACTTCATGGTAAACCTGGCATACGAGCTGACTGGAAAAAACAGATAGGTGATACTGTATTTCATTACTAGATTTTTATCATACAGTTGAAACTAGTCTCATTTTAAAAAGACTCTATCTTTGAATGAGAAAATTTACCAACGCATTCATCTGTAATTACATGGCGTTCATGGCTTTACTCTTTGTTTTCTTTGCTAAATGAGATCAACGTCTTTACGATCCGTCCAATTCTCCTTTTCGTCTATGCTTTGATAATTTCATTCTGTTCAAAAGCTTTCTTGGTCATATGAAATCATGATCTAAAAGTTGAGGTGGGTTTTTGGTTTTATTCGTGGGCAGAACCTATATCATCATAACAGTTTTAAATCAAAATGAAAATGATAAAATGTG
Coding sequences:
- a CDS encoding oxidoreductase, with amino-acid sequence MGDYEVVIVGAGPAGLSAGIYVARQKSKCLVISKDLGGQLNLIPKLENYPGMMMSSGPLLAKTLENQYLMLKGEIEYSTVELVNETPDGLVVKTSRGEHTAKAVIIAAGKIPNNLGLEREKEFQNNGIHYCTKCDAPFYQGRITASVGVGAYLLESGILLSRMASKAYVIFRGGKLGGNADMIASLEKKENVELVPNSSIKSIIGNGHLAQILIEDKEGNEKTLKVDGLFIENGSKINLDFIKHLVNINTRGEIEVESAGNTSHQAIFAAGDATNMPYKQIVAACGNGAAAGLSAFNYVEKLHGKPGIRADWKKQIGDTVFHY